Below is a window of Myroides profundi DNA.
CGTTCTATTACATAGACAGCTTCTTCCTCTGCCTTATGCGCTAGCATCGCACCTCCGATTACATCACCGATAGCATAGATAGATGGAGCATGTGTTTTGAGTAATTCATCAACTATGATATTGCCACGAGTGTCTAATTGGACATCTGTATTCTCTAATCCTAACCCTGTAGTATAAGCTTTTCGCCCTACTGCCATTAGCACATACTCTGATACAATAGTATGAGATTCTCCATTTTTGTCTTTGTAATGTACTTCTGCTACGTTACCCAGATTATTTACTTGATAAACACTTTTGCCAAGTTGTATGTCTATACCTTGTTTGTTTAATATTTTGTAGAGTGATTTGCCTTGTTCATGATCCATGGTATTAATTAAATAGTCAGCATATTCTACAATAGTCACTTTAGTTCCTATACGATGAAATATAGAAGCCATTTCTACACCAATCACTCCACCACCAATAATTGTAATGTTTTTAGGTTGTTCTGTTAAAGCTAATGCTTCAGTAGAAGTGATAATGCGTTGCTTATCTATTGTGACATTAGGTAATGTAGCAGGTTTAGACCCTGTGGCAATAATAAAATTGTCTGCTGTATAAGTATTCTTTTCTTGGTCATTATTTACTACTTCGAGTGTATTGTTATCTTTAAAAGAAGCAGTTCCTTGTATGTGAGTAATTTTGTTTTTACTCATTAAGTAATCTAAGCCTTGTGTAGTTTTTTGTACAACACCTTCTTTTCTTTTGTATAATTGGTCAAAGTTTAATTGTATACTATCAAAAGAAATACCATGTGCATTAAACTGATGTAAAGCATCGTGATAGTGATGTGTGCTATCTAATAATGCTTTCGTAGGTATACACCCTACATTCGTACACGTACCGCCTAGAGTAGCATATTTTTCTATAAGAGCGGTGTTATAACCTAACTGTGTAGCGCGAATAGCTGCAACATATCCTCCAGGTCCAGAACCAATCACAATAATATCAAATTGTTTCATTGTAATTCGTTTTGTTATTCTGTTATATTTTCAATTAAGATAGCTGTAGCTCCACCACCACCGTTACAGATAGCAGCTACGCCATATCTTCCTTTTTCTTGTTTTAGTACACTGATAAGAGTAGTGATAATACGTGCTCCTGAAGTTCCTATTGGATGCCCTAATGCTACTGCTCCTCCATAAATATTTACTTTATTAATGTCATAGTTTAATAAATGTTGATTAGACAAGATGACCGAAACATATGCTTCATTGATTTCAAAGAAGTCTATATCTGTTATAGTCAAGTTGGCTTGCTTTAGTACCTTTTCTATAGCTAATGCAGGAGTAGTGGTAAACCACTCAGGATCTTGTGCAGCATCTGCATATGCTATGATTTTAGCAAAAGGCTTTAATTGATGTTTTTCTATTGCCTCACTAGAAGCAAGAATGATAGCTGCTGCACCATCATTTAGATTGCTTGAGTTGGCTGCTGTTAGCTTTCCATCAGTACGAAACGCAGGTGCTAATGTGTTAACTTTCTCAGGGATGAGTTTATAGATGTCTTCATCTTTGTCTATTATTATATCCGCTTTTTTAGTGGGAATAGTTATTGGAATTAATTCCTTGTCAAACTTACTTTGTTCAGTAGCTTCTTGCGCTCTTTTGTAAGATAATAAAGCAAAGGCATCAAGTTCTTCTCTAGTGTGTTTGAATTTGTCTATGCCTAGTTCAGCAGCTGTTCCCATATGAAAATTATTGTACACATCCCATAGTCCGTCTTTAATCATCCCGTCTGTTAAGTTTAAATGTCCGAGTTTGTTGCCATTTCTGACTTGAGTATAATGTGGAACATTACTCATACTTTCCATGCCACCTGCTATGACAATATCTTCTAATCCCAACTGTATTTGTTGAGCAGCTAGTATAGTAGCCTTCATCCCTGCTGCACATACTTTATTAATAGTAGTTGCATCTTTGCTAGTAGGTATATTAGCAAAGATTGCTGCTTGTCTAGCAGGTGATTGACCTACGCCAGCGCTTAGTACATTACCCATGTATATACTGTCGATATGCTCAGGTGCTAACCCAATGCTTTTGTATGTTTCTTCAATGGCTATTGCACCTAGTTGAGGTGCAGTAAGTGAAGATAGACTTCCTAAGAAACTCCCTATTGGAGTTCGTTTAGTTGCTACGATAAATACATCTTTCATAAGTTATATTATTTATAATATACCAATCGGTATATTGTTGGTTAAAAAAAAGAGTGAAATCTTTTTATACTGTGATTTCACTGTTTATGATTAATTCTATTCTATCTAAAGAAATATAGAGATGTTTGATATTACCTGTAGTTTTTCCTAACAGCATTCCTCCTTCGATTAGAGATATGAATAAGTAAGCATAGGATTCACTATCTATTTCTGCTTTAAATTCTTTTGTTTGAATACCTTTCTCTATGATCTTGATAAAGATATTCGCTAAGCCAGAGAAAGTCTTTACAACGGCTTCTTTTAGCTCAGGAAAGGTATCATCTGCTTCTGTTGCTGTATTAAGTAGAGGACAACCGCCTAGTTTAAAGAATACCTTCCACTCTGTACGATAGAGCGTCACTATAGCAAGTAATCTTTCTCTTTGAGTCTGATTTTCTTTAGAAATACTCTTTTTAATTTCAAGGTATACTTTATAAGCATTGTATTCAAAAGCAGCTAAGGCTACCTCATCTTTATTCTTAAAGTTGCCATAGATACTTCCTTTAGTCAATCCTGTAGCTTCAGTGATATCACTTAACGAAGTTGCAGCAGCTCCTTTAGTGTTGAATAAATAAGCTGTTTGCTCTATAATAAACTGTTTCGTTTTTTCTGCTTTAGTCATGATTAGAATGTATTACAAGACAAATATAATATAATAATACCGATTGGTATATTTAAGTTGTGTTATTTTTTTACTAACAAATAAATTGTGTTAGTCTCAATAATTAAAAGTAAATTAGAGGTTAAATAAATTGACTATGAGGTATTTAATTTGCTTTTTTACTTTTGTTCTAACAACATCGATGTTAGGACAGGACTTTATAAAGCCGAGTACTCACTTAGAGATAAAGAGATGTTTAGCGTCTATAAGAACGCTCATAACATCATCATTGGTAATGCTAATGCAAGAGAGGTGACATATGAAATGAAGAATAATATCTTTATGAAAGAGTATATCGAAGACCGTATAATAAAGAATCAAGAAGGTGCAAAGTCATTGCAGAAGATACAGATTAAAGAATCTTATACTGCAGATGGCCAGTATATAAAGAAAGAAGAAAAAGTACTTTAAACATATAAGCCTATTAGGAATGTCAAATTCTAATAGGCTTGTACTTATTACTCTTCTAGTTTCTTTAATCCTTGTTCTGTTTTATAAATAATAAATGCTAAACTGAGTATCATCGGTAAGAAGTATAAATTATTCAATAGCTTCGAGTAAGTAGGAAGTAGATATGAGATACCACTGTATATACCCGTACCTATACCTAAGTATACAAAGTACTTACCACTTAGTTTTTGTGCAAACTCCCAGTTGCGTTGATTCTTCATCGCACGGTGTGTGCGGTATCCTAGTATGCTATTTATTGTTTTGACATGAGGAACTAGTAGTCCCAAGACAATAAATAGACACATAAATATAAGTAGTTCTGTTGCTATCATAGTGTGATTAGTATTACAAAAATTAGTACTGCTATAGGTATAATGATATCAAAAGGTTTTATAGGATCAGTAGAGTATTTTTTCTTCGTATAAATATTTACTCCTAATAGAAATACTAAAGGTAAATACATGACAAAAATGTCTCTTATAATTTCCAATCCAGACCATTGATATAGTGCTGCACCTATCAAAATTATTAATGCCACAATTCTTAGAGAATTATTGAGTATGCGAACTATGTTTTTTATATCATAGAGTTCTTGCTTCTCTTTACTCATGGTGTTATACCCTGCTAATAAGTATTTTGCTGTTTTAGGAGTAAGGATAAAACTCAATATGATAAATAATGCAGATGTTATTAAGATAGGCTCCATATTATTTCTTTATAAAGTTAACAATAGTAGGTACTAGTTCAGTGTGAAGAGGCACATCAGGCTTTGTGTATAGTACTAAGTTCTCCTCCTCTTTTACAACTGTTTTTAGTACGTGATTCATTCCTTTTATTGTCACAAGAGTAGCAGTAGGTACAGCTTGTTTTAAGTTGTCTCCCTGATCTGTCTTGACTTGTAAGTCTTTATCTCCTTGTAAGATTAAAATCGGTTGTTTTACTTTTTTAATTTCTACAGTAGGATCATACTTCATCCACGAGATAAGGTAAGGCTGAACAGAAGTGCGATATAAGCTTTGTAGCATAGGAGGGATGCTATCTACTATTTCGCCTTTTCTAAGTTTAACGTGAATGTCTTCTATTGATTTTGCAAAGAAAGGCGCTTGCGCTGTTATCTGTTTATACAGTGTTTTATCTATTGTCTCTCCTGGCCCTTGTAGCGAGATAAGCTTTGATACAGCACTATTGTCTTGACTAGCCAATGTAGCTACCATGGCTCCTTCGCTATGTCCGATCAAGATAATACTAGGATATTCCTTTTTGAAGTAATCAATAACTATATTTAAGTCACTCACATTGTCTTCAAACTTAATATCTGCCTCATTCATTGTCTGGTTCTTCATCTGAGCAAACATCCTTTTGTTATACGTGAAGGTGTTGATACCATTCTCTTTTAGCCCTTGAGCAAGGTATTTATACGAGTTCGCATTTACCCCAGCAGGATTGTTTCCGTTCTTGTTAGTAGGACCAGAACCTGCTATTATAATGGCAAGCTGTTTACTGTCTTTATTCGCTAAATATAAGTCTCCATCAATTTCACTGTCTACCTGAACAGCTGTTTGTGCAAAGCTAAATGTAGTAGCAAAGCATAAGGTAAGTGTAGTTAATAGTTTTTTCATAGTGTTGTTGTGTTGGTTAATATAATGTAGTGATTAGTCTTGTCAGAGTATCTACAAGTAAGATGATTAGTACGAAGCCAATAATCATATATTTCTTTTTGAGGTGTGTAGCTAGTTTGAAACCTTGGTAGATATAGTATCCAAAACCAACTAGACAGAGAATACTAGCAAATGACGTAATGATAAAATAAACAAAACCTTGTGGATTACTTTTGAACAATATTTCAGGATTAGCAATATTGTCAATAAGTTGAAGAGAGAAATCACTTAGGTATCCATTGATATCAAATAGTACACTTATATCTAGACATATACGCGCAATCAACACGGTGTTGAGTATATCTATTAGTCGAGTCTTTTTGTTGATGATTTTTCCAAATACAAATAAAGCAAGTGTCATTACTATTGTTGTAATAGCAAAGTCACTCAAGGTTTGGACAAGTGTAGGTGCTGACTTGAGAGCTACTTGTTTTAGAATTGCTATACTACGCATATGGGTCAATAGTTGAAGACAACTAATAACTACTCCAGTTAGTACACCGATTACTAAGAGCGTTTTATCCTGTATGCTTTCAAACGGTTTAAGAATATAGTTTTTTGTCATAAGGTTGTTGGTTAGTAGTTGATTATTCTTTTTTCTGTAATTGTTGGATATGTTCTATCATATCATCTAGTTTGTTTCGAACAGTAGGGTAACTGATATTCATCTGTAAAGCCATTTGTTTTAGACTGCCACTGTTTAAAAAGAAAGCTAAGATAAACTCCTGTTCCTCTTTACTCAGCTGTAAGAGTAGGGGCAAAGAGAAGTTACCATTGACGATAGTCTGGCAGTGCTCACAAGAAAGCTGGGTGACCTTTAGTTCACTTTCACAACTAGGGCAATGTATAGGTAGTTTGGGCTTAATTGACATAATGCGGATAGTTTGTTTAATTTTATTGAAGTCTAATTTAATAAAATTAATATTAATATCAAAATAGTTAATTTAAATAAACTAATATGATACTTCTATAAAACAAAAAAATCCCAAGTATAACACTTGGGATTTAGAGATTTTTATCTAAGAATATTTTTATTCATAATATGCACTAGCAGTAGCTTCTACTGCCGCTGCGTCTGCTGCTACAGCAGTAGCTGCTGCATCTACAGCATAGTCATAAGGACTACTGTAGTATGACATTACATTATACTCATTGTTTGGGTATAAGTTTTCTAGTTTTATTTTTTTACTAGCCAATGGGTTTAAACTATGATCACCTTTCTTAACCTTCGCTTCCATTTTAAATACCTCTTTATTATCATCAGCATTTAAAATACTGATTGTATAAGTACCTTTTTTATTACTTAGTACTGTGTACTTAGATGTATCTTCAGAAGCTTCGTATGAAGAATAATAGTTGTATGGCTCATAATTAAAGTCTACTATACCTACAGAACCATCTACTAATGTTCCGTCCTTAAAAGTAGCTTGATACTTCACCTTACCATTTTCATAGTATTGGTATGCTCCATCTAGCTCACTATCTGTAAGATTATATTTATACACTATAGCTTCTGTCTCTGCATGATAGATAGTTCTCTCAAATGAAGTACTAGTTCTATAATGCTCTTCCATCAGTAAGTTTGTAGGAGAATAAGCATCATCTACATTGTATACTTTTACATAAGTTAATTCTCCATTCTCAAAACCTTTAGTAGTGAAGTTTATATATGACGCTTCAGTTAACACTCCTTCATAAGGAATTCCTTCATGATAAGTCAGCGTAGATAATACTTCTCCTTCACTATCGTAGTAAGTAGATACACCATGTATCACATTATCTTTATATTCACTAGATGTTTTTAGAGTACTGTTTTCATAAGACTCTATTTTAGTAAGTTCTCCTTTATCATCATAGTAGTTGATATTGATAATCTCATCTCCACTAGAATACTTAATAGTCTCTTTACCTACTTTATGTCCGTTTTTATAAACAGTTTCTGTTTTGTAATACGAGTCTATGATAGTCACTGTTCCTTCATAAGGCACACCATCTTTATAAGTAGCTGTAGAGATTATTTCTCCTTTTTCATTATAGAATTTACCTTGCTTATTATAGTCGATATCAGCCTGTAAGAAATATGAGTTACTAGCGTATGAGTTACTACCTGTTTTTAAGGCATACCCCTTTTTAGAAAGAAGGTTTCCATCTTGTAGTTTCTCGATAGAAGTTACTTGTTTATCATAAGATAGCTCTATACGAGTTCCTGTCTGAGCGATATAGTCATATGTACCTATTTCCTTCCCTGTTTTGTCGAAATGTGTTTCTTTTACAGGAGTATAAGAGTAGGAGTTAGGTGAGTAAGTAGATACCTTTGCCTTTTTACCATTGTCATGATATTCTACTTCTTTGATTAATGCATTGTTAGAATAGTATGACTCTGTTGACAATACTGCTTTATCAGCATTAGTATCATAATCAGCTTGATATACTAATAATTCTTTTTCATACTTAGCAACAGTAGAAATCAAATCATTAGATAATACATATCTAGTACCAGTGATATAAGACATAGATCCATAGATAGGGTCTAGTTTAAAGTCAATACGACCTATCTCTTTTCCTTTTTGGTCATAGTATACAGAAGTATTGTTTTTTGTAACCTCGAATACTTTACCATTTTCATACGTTTCTGTTCTTTCTACTAGTTTGCTATTCTTATAGATAGTGCTTACATTCTCTTCTATTATCGTCCCATCTTTAGGAGAATATCCATCTTCGTTATAAGTGATTTGTCCTTTAGAACTACCATCTTCATTGAAGTATTCTACTTTCTGGATATAACTCTCTTCATTGCTATATCTAATAGATTTTACAGCATTCTTTTTAGGGAATGTATAGTATTCTTTTACCAGTACAGGTACGTTTTGTTTATAAGTATAGATAGAGTAGATCTCATCAGGATGACTATCATACGTATTGAATATGTAGTTCGTTCCTTCCTGATAAGTAGAGTATCCGTCATCTTCTAGTTTACTCGTAAAGGTACCCATCTCTTTACCAGCTTGATCATAGTACACATCTGTTGTTACATTAGCTACAGTGGTAGATTTACTCTTCACTTTTCCTGTTGTATAGTAAGCCACAGTAGAGATCAACATTCCTTCTCTATATTCGCTGATAGACTGTACTGTGAAGTTGTCATAGTCTAATGTAGTCGCATACCCATCATAAGGTGACCCACCACTATAAGTAGCTTGTTGCTTCACCTCTCCGTTTACATCGAAGTATTTCTCTTCTGAGATATAGTTATTTTCATCGAAGAAGTAAGCGATGTAGTTCTTTTCATTCTTAGGATTGATGATCTCGTAGCGACTGTATATACCTCCTTCAGCTTCTACATAGATATATGTTCCTTGCCAGTTATAAATAGCCTGACCATCTTGGATCATATTATCGTTATAAGTACATAGATATTTATTGCCATTACGAGGATCTATAGTTTCTGCTTTAGCGATCATATTATCCTGATCATAGGTATAAGTAGCGTCTATTTTTCCTTCTTTATTATAGTAGTTTACAGCTCCTGTGTATAGAACTTGTCCTCCTTCTTGAAGAGTTCCTTTCCCTTTACTTTCTATCTTTTTAGAAGCTGCATTATATACCTCTATTGATTTTAGTGTAGGTTCGCCTTTGATATCTTTTGCAATTTTAAAAGATTCAGCATTTTTTCTAGCTGTTACATAGTCATAGCTATCTACCCAGATAGTATCTCGTGCAACCTGACTGAACATCGGTGTAGAGAATAAAATGGCTAATGAGAAAATCTTTTTAATCATAGGTTCTTTTTTAAATGGTTTTGTTTGTGTCTTATTGATGGTAAAAGTAAAGAAGTCTCCTTTATTTTTTTCTCATATTAGCAATATTTTATGGTCTGATTCACAAAATCACTATTTTCAGTGAGACGCTTAGTGCGTATCTGGACTAGTCCATATTATTAAATCTGTGTTATCTATTTGATCAAAAGGAGTATTACATTTGTAGTAACAGTAAAGGATAATAGTCTAAAGTGAAATCTAACTGTTGTTTAGTTCATGATATCCCTTAGTAACAATCTTTGGGATATCCTTTTTTTAAATCGAGAAGTATGAAAACTAGAATAAAGGATAATTTAGCAAGTATAGAAAAGCGTATTACAGCAGCATGCGCGCACAGTGGTCGTTCTAGAGATGAGGTACAACTATTGCTTGCTACTAAGACAGTAGATGCAGATAGAATAAAGATAGCGATAGAGGAGGGATACCCTCTGATAGGAGAGAATAAGGTACAAGAGCTAAGAGATAAGTATGAAGGCATAGGGACTGATAATTGTACTAGACACTTTATCGGACATCTACAGACCAACAAGATTAAAGATATCCTGAAGTATGGAGTGACTTGTATAGAGTCTATAGATCGCATCAGTGTAGTAGAAAAATTACAACAACTCTTAGAACGGGATAACAGAACGATAGATGTACTAATCCAAGTGAATACTTCTGATGAAGATAGTAAGTTCGGGGTAGCGCCAGAAGCAGCTATTGAGTTTATAAAAGAAGTCGCTACGTATGATCGATTACACATCAAGGGGCTAATGACAATTGGCTTATTCAGTGCAGAAGAGAAGCTGGTACGCCCTTGTTTTAAAATACTAAAGAAAGTACAACAAGAGGCTATTGCTCTCCAACTGCCTAATGTAGAAATGAAAGAACTCTCTATGGGGATGAGCCATGATCTAGAAATAGCGATAGAAGAGGGGGCTACCATCGTGAGAGTAGG
It encodes the following:
- a CDS encoding DUF3784 domain-containing protein — its product is MEPILITSALFIILSFILTPKTAKYLLAGYNTMSKEKQELYDIKNIVRILNNSLRIVALIILIGAALYQWSGLEIIRDIFVMYLPLVFLLGVNIYTKKKYSTDPIKPFDIIIPIAVLIFVILITL
- a CDS encoding DUF2089 family protein; its protein translation is MSIKPKLPIHCPSCESELKVTQLSCEHCQTIVNGNFSLPLLLQLSKEEQEFILAFFLNSGSLKQMALQMNISYPTVRNKLDDMIEHIQQLQKKE
- the lpdA gene encoding dihydrolipoyl dehydrogenase — its product is MKQFDIIVIGSGPGGYVAAIRATQLGYNTALIEKYATLGGTCTNVGCIPTKALLDSTHHYHDALHQFNAHGISFDSIQLNFDQLYKRKEGVVQKTTQGLDYLMSKNKITHIQGTASFKDNNTLEVVNNDQEKNTYTADNFIIATGSKPATLPNVTIDKQRIITSTEALALTEQPKNITIIGGGVIGVEMASIFHRIGTKVTIVEYADYLINTMDHEQGKSLYKILNKQGIDIQLGKSVYQVNNLGNVAEVHYKDKNGESHTIVSEYVLMAVGRKAYTTGLGLENTDVQLDTRGNIIVDELLKTHAPSIYAIGDVIGGAMLAHKAEEEAVYVIERINGQKPHINYNAIPGVVYTWPEVASVGKTEEQLKADGISYNTGRFPFSANARARAGMDTDGFVKVLTDPKYGEVLGVHIIGARAADLIAQAVVALEYEVTASDLANISYAHPTYSEVLKEAYTIASGKPSINI
- a CDS encoding YggS family pyridoxal phosphate-dependent enzyme, with the protein product MKTRIKDNLASIEKRITAACAHSGRSRDEVQLLLATKTVDADRIKIAIEEGYPLIGENKVQELRDKYEGIGTDNCTRHFIGHLQTNKIKDILKYGVTCIESIDRISVVEKLQQLLERDNRTIDVLIQVNTSDEDSKFGVAPEAAIEFIKEVATYDRLHIKGLMTIGLFSAEEKLVRPCFKILKKVQQEAIALQLPNVEMKELSMGMSHDLEIAIEEGATIVRVGTAIFGERIYPDSYYWDEQKSIK
- a CDS encoding alpha/beta hydrolase, whose protein sequence is MKKLLTTLTLCFATTFSFAQTAVQVDSEIDGDLYLANKDSKQLAIIIAGSGPTNKNGNNPAGVNANSYKYLAQGLKENGINTFTYNKRMFAQMKNQTMNEADIKFEDNVSDLNIVIDYFKKEYPSIILIGHSEGAMVATLASQDNSAVSKLISLQGPGETIDKTLYKQITAQAPFFAKSIEDIHVKLRKGEIVDSIPPMLQSLYRTSVQPYLISWMKYDPTVEIKKVKQPILILQGDKDLQVKTDQGDNLKQAVPTATLVTIKGMNHVLKTVVKEEENLVLYTKPDVPLHTELVPTIVNFIKK
- a CDS encoding toxin-antitoxin system YwqK family antitoxin, yielding MIKKIFSLAILFSTPMFSQVARDTIWVDSYDYVTARKNAESFKIAKDIKGEPTLKSIEVYNAASKKIESKGKGTLQEGGQVLYTGAVNYYNKEGKIDATYTYDQDNMIAKAETIDPRNGNKYLCTYNDNMIQDGQAIYNWQGTYIYVEAEGGIYSRYEIINPKNEKNYIAYFFDENNYISEEKYFDVNGEVKQQATYSGGSPYDGYATTLDYDNFTVQSISEYREGMLISTVAYYTTGKVKSKSTTVANVTTDVYYDQAGKEMGTFTSKLEDDGYSTYQEGTNYIFNTYDSHPDEIYSIYTYKQNVPVLVKEYYTFPKKNAVKSIRYSNEESYIQKVEYFNEDGSSKGQITYNEDGYSPKDGTIIEENVSTIYKNSKLVERTETYENGKVFEVTKNNTSVYYDQKGKEIGRIDFKLDPIYGSMSYITGTRYVLSNDLISTVAKYEKELLVYQADYDTNADKAVLSTESYYSNNALIKEVEYHDNGKKAKVSTYSPNSYSYTPVKETHFDKTGKEIGTYDYIAQTGTRIELSYDKQVTSIEKLQDGNLLSKKGYALKTGSNSYASNSYFLQADIDYNKQGKFYNEKGEIISTATYKDGVPYEGTVTIIDSYYKTETVYKNGHKVGKETIKYSSGDEIININYYDDKGELTKIESYENSTLKTSSEYKDNVIHGVSTYYDSEGEVLSTLTYHEGIPYEGVLTEASYINFTTKGFENGELTYVKVYNVDDAYSPTNLLMEEHYRTSTSFERTIYHAETEAIVYKYNLTDSELDGAYQYYENGKVKYQATFKDGTLVDGSVGIVDFNYEPYNYYSSYEASEDTSKYTVLSNKKGTYTISILNADDNKEVFKMEAKVKKGDHSLNPLASKKIKLENLYPNNEYNVMSYYSSPYDYAVDAAATAVAADAAAVEATASAYYE
- a CDS encoding acetyl-CoA C-acyltransferase, which produces MKDVFIVATKRTPIGSFLGSLSSLTAPQLGAIAIEETYKSIGLAPEHIDSIYMGNVLSAGVGQSPARQAAIFANIPTSKDATTINKVCAAGMKATILAAQQIQLGLEDIVIAGGMESMSNVPHYTQVRNGNKLGHLNLTDGMIKDGLWDVYNNFHMGTAAELGIDKFKHTREELDAFALLSYKRAQEATEQSKFDKELIPITIPTKKADIIIDKDEDIYKLIPEKVNTLAPAFRTDGKLTAANSSNLNDGAAAIILASSEAIEKHQLKPFAKIIAYADAAQDPEWFTTTPALAIEKVLKQANLTITDIDFFEINEAYVSVILSNQHLLNYDINKVNIYGGAVALGHPIGTSGARIITTLISVLKQEKGRYGVAAICNGGGGATAILIENITE
- a CDS encoding SdpI family protein, which gives rise to MIATELLIFMCLFIVLGLLVPHVKTINSILGYRTHRAMKNQRNWEFAQKLSGKYFVYLGIGTGIYSGISYLLPTYSKLLNNLYFLPMILSLAFIIYKTEQGLKKLEE
- a CDS encoding TetR/AcrR family transcriptional regulator, which codes for MTKAEKTKQFIIEQTAYLFNTKGAAATSLSDITEATGLTKGSIYGNFKNKDEVALAAFEYNAYKVYLEIKKSISKENQTQRERLLAIVTLYRTEWKVFFKLGGCPLLNTATEADDTFPELKEAVVKTFSGLANIFIKIIEKGIQTKEFKAEIDSESYAYLFISLIEGGMLLGKTTGNIKHLYISLDRIELIINSEITV